From Zhongshania aliphaticivorans, one genomic window encodes:
- a CDS encoding AMP-binding protein, translated as MNMQENIALWEKAAKAIDWFHSPTITLDDSRAPLYRWFSDGQCNTSYNCLDRHVAAGRGDQTALIYDSPVTDCVEHITYAQLLKRVEHFAGALKALGIEKGDRVVIYMPMVPEAAVAMQACARIGAVHSVVFGGFAANELASRIDDCEAKLVISASCGIEPTRLIAYKPLLDEAIEYCKYPPEKCIILQRPQLQADMQAGRDLDWHECESTAKPAECAVLQATDPLYIIYTSGTTGNPKGVIRDNGSHLVAMDWSLENIYGIDPGDVFWAASDIGWVVGHSYIVYGPLVRGATALMFEGKPVGTPDAFSYWRLIERHKVKAMFTAPTAIRAIKQQDPEGHGPEDFDLSSLQNLFLAGERADPDTIQWAEKQLNIPVIDHWWQTELGWPAVANCAGRGLFPVKYGSSGKCVPGFDVVVLDEAGDTLPAGEMGALAIRLPLPPGTLPSLWKNDQGFIDKYLSRYPGFYNAGDAGYIDEDGYVFIMSRTDDVINVAGHRLSTGRMEEVLAAHHDVAECAVFGVNDAMKGQVPVGLLVLNAGLERSSEDVEKEAVAMVREQIGAVACFKRAVVVKRLPKTRSGKILRATLQKMVNGDVFKIPATIDDPLILDEISESLGLSVPEHIDDDIPEYYLRSVFM; from the coding sequence ATGAATATGCAGGAAAATATTGCGCTTTGGGAAAAGGCCGCCAAGGCGATTGATTGGTTCCATTCACCTACTATTACTCTCGATGACAGTCGGGCGCCGCTCTACCGTTGGTTTAGCGACGGCCAGTGTAATACCAGTTATAACTGCCTAGATCGGCATGTGGCTGCCGGTCGCGGTGATCAAACTGCACTGATTTACGACAGCCCAGTGACCGATTGTGTGGAGCACATTACTTACGCGCAATTGCTGAAGCGAGTAGAGCATTTTGCCGGGGCCCTGAAAGCCCTTGGCATAGAAAAAGGCGACCGCGTCGTTATCTATATGCCGATGGTGCCAGAGGCGGCAGTAGCGATGCAGGCTTGCGCGCGCATTGGCGCTGTTCACTCCGTGGTGTTTGGTGGCTTTGCCGCTAATGAATTGGCCTCGCGCATTGATGACTGCGAGGCCAAGCTGGTGATTTCGGCGTCTTGCGGCATTGAGCCAACTCGCTTAATTGCTTACAAACCGCTGTTAGACGAAGCTATTGAATACTGTAAGTATCCTCCGGAAAAGTGCATCATTCTACAGCGACCACAGTTGCAGGCGGATATGCAGGCTGGCCGGGATTTGGATTGGCACGAATGTGAGAGCACTGCCAAGCCTGCCGAATGTGCGGTGCTACAAGCCACTGATCCCCTGTATATTATTTACACCTCCGGCACCACCGGTAACCCCAAGGGCGTGATTCGCGACAACGGCAGTCATTTGGTTGCGATGGATTGGAGTCTGGAGAATATCTACGGCATCGATCCTGGTGATGTGTTTTGGGCGGCCTCTGATATTGGCTGGGTAGTGGGGCACTCCTATATAGTTTACGGCCCGCTTGTCCGCGGCGCGACAGCGCTGATGTTTGAAGGCAAGCCGGTGGGCACCCCAGATGCGTTTAGCTACTGGCGGCTGATTGAACGCCATAAAGTGAAGGCCATGTTTACCGCGCCGACGGCGATTCGCGCGATAAAACAGCAAGATCCAGAGGGTCACGGTCCAGAAGATTTCGACCTGTCGAGCTTGCAAAACTTGTTTTTGGCGGGGGAGCGAGCAGACCCAGACACTATTCAATGGGCCGAAAAACAACTCAATATTCCTGTTATCGATCATTGGTGGCAGACCGAATTAGGTTGGCCTGCAGTGGCAAATTGCGCTGGTCGTGGTCTATTCCCCGTTAAATACGGTTCATCGGGCAAATGTGTACCGGGTTTTGATGTAGTGGTACTCGACGAAGCGGGCGACACTTTGCCTGCAGGTGAGATGGGCGCGCTAGCGATTCGCCTGCCGCTGCCGCCTGGGACCTTGCCGAGCTTGTGGAAAAACGATCAGGGCTTTATCGATAAATATTTAAGTCGCTACCCCGGTTTCTACAATGCCGGTGACGCAGGTTATATCGACGAAGATGGTTATGTGTTCATTATGAGCCGCACCGACGACGTTATAAATGTTGCCGGTCATCGTCTTTCTACTGGGCGTATGGAAGAAGTGCTCGCCGCCCATCACGACGTGGCCGAGTGCGCGGTGTTTGGCGTGAATGATGCCATGAAGGGCCAAGTGCCGGTGGGCCTATTGGTACTGAACGCCGGTTTAGAGCGCAGCTCCGAGGATGTGGAAAAAGAGGCTGTTGCCATGGTGCGTGAGCAAATTGGTGCGGTGGCCTGCTTTAAGCGTGCGGTGGTTGTTAAGCGTTTACCAAAAACCCGGTCTGGCAAGATATTGCGCGCCACATTGCAAAAAATGGTTAATGGTGATGTTTTTAAAATACCCGCAACAATTGACGATCCGTTAATACTTGATGAAATCAGTGAATCGCTGGGCTTATCGGTTCCAGAGCATATTGATGATGATATACCTGAGTATTACTTACGCTCGGTGTTTATGTGA
- a CDS encoding MarR family winged helix-turn-helix transcriptional regulator: MRGIERLRSVERTTEPLAKALPELPKQQTILVRLVRIAAYGLGDYFGGVFDELGLTEHSYHALCVLVASDKGRASPSELSELVGTSRPNMSKVIVTLEKAGYISRKAGKLDGRRSVVEITKLGEQVVSKATPSVAGPVASAFSGLDDKEQAELDRLLRKAIVSFDEAKFR; the protein is encoded by the coding sequence GTGAGAGGGATAGAACGATTGCGGTCGGTGGAGCGCACCACAGAGCCATTGGCAAAAGCACTACCAGAATTGCCTAAGCAGCAAACCATATTGGTGCGCTTGGTGAGAATTGCCGCCTACGGTCTTGGTGACTACTTTGGCGGTGTGTTTGATGAGCTAGGACTGACCGAGCACAGCTACCATGCTTTGTGTGTTTTGGTTGCTAGCGACAAGGGCCGTGCGTCACCTAGTGAATTAAGTGAATTGGTTGGCACCAGCCGTCCTAATATGTCCAAGGTTATCGTCACCTTAGAGAAGGCCGGTTATATCAGTCGTAAGGCTGGGAAATTAGATGGTCGTCGCAGTGTGGTTGAAATTACTAAGCTCGGCGAGCAAGTTGTTAGCAAAGCTACTCCCAGTGTTGCGGGCCCGGTAGCAAGTGCGTTTTCGGGGCTTGATGATAAAGAACAGGCTGAGTTAGATCGATTATTACGGAAGGCAATTGTGTCTTTTGATGAGGCCAAGTTTCGCTAA
- a CDS encoding cytochrome c oxidase subunit 3, protein MSVSIEDERVPAVEEGILIFIFADMCMFALFFVSYLMERNADLATYISSQAQLNQNLGAINTLILLLSSWFVVLAVKALKKNAQKDCALFLASAFFCGVIFIINKAMEYNAKIQDGISILSNDFFMFYYIITGIHLLHVVGGMVVLLVLFINTRRGKYSANNVAAVEGGGIYWHMVDLLWVFIFPLIYFLGA, encoded by the coding sequence GTGAGTGTTTCTATTGAAGACGAAAGGGTGCCCGCGGTAGAAGAGGGCATTTTAATATTTATTTTTGCCGATATGTGCATGTTCGCCCTGTTTTTTGTTTCATACTTAATGGAGCGTAATGCAGATCTCGCTACATATATATCCTCTCAAGCGCAACTCAATCAAAATTTGGGAGCAATTAATACCCTCATACTCCTGCTTAGTTCTTGGTTTGTAGTGCTGGCTGTTAAAGCTCTGAAGAAAAATGCCCAGAAGGATTGCGCGCTATTTCTGGCGTCGGCTTTTTTTTGTGGTGTTATTTTTATTATCAATAAAGCAATGGAATACAACGCAAAGATTCAAGATGGTATTAGCATCTTGAGTAACGACTTTTTTATGTTTTATTACATTATTACCGGTATACATTTGCTTCATGTGGTTGGTGGTATGGTGGTTCTACTCGTGCTTTTTATTAACACAAGGCGAGGCAAGTACAGCGCTAATAACGTCGCGGCTGTTGAAGGCGGCGGTATTTACTGGCATATGGTTGATTTGTTGTGGGTTTTTATTTTTCCGTTAATCTATTTTTTGGGAGCGTGA
- a CDS encoding TonB-dependent receptor, which translates to MRKLAALVGVSLLSSGFSYAQGAGAAEIVKKKSSNRLLEEVTVTAQKREENSQDVPISISAFSSEKLDAFGIESTADLARITPGLTFTFTYGYTLIYLRGVGTDAFLPSADPSVATYIDGINIPSSQGKNDTLGPVERVEVLKGPQGTLFGRNSTGGAINIVTANPPEEFVGSLNAEYGVYDLDSLNETVDKKSYSVYVGSPLTEDVGFTLAYFEELPMIMGKNTTNEGVPAPERKDFTKGGRLKLRWDISDTFSATLIGSYIHQFNGNSLINENTRPSGLVTGAYEPDTADRNWHNDIQGGNETENTMYAAVLEWSPGPIDMKFIYADNGVELPYGAYDYDSTENNQVTFYFVDGQFNEQRTYELQFTSNSETPGSDKFEWVTGLYRLEAEGGFDSLYFTVGPGGFAENILPIDSLVAAVPLLNGILADPALNVTLEAGSVLYTDSNSAFFQGTYTFNEEWNLTLGARYQSETRGVRDAFLDAVLLTSGEQSDPYYISGGDRKNNQRISTFSVPDVKEETMSPRIAVQYLPTDSTQIYASASQGFKSPTYNTINFFSDPDLVGKETATAVELGIKTDLFDDTLRLNAAIFKTDIKDVLTAIVSLTSGGIVRFQNAGRSEIEGAEMDFQWQPMSNINPGLALTGSVTYLDAKYTEYTNGAGFDDDTGLYFGPDGLTGNTERDFSGNDVVRTPDISYTFAANQRIAMGNAGDLEIGVDYYYNGGYNTTPQNSPFFEQEAYGLWNARLSYFYDPYGLQLTAFVNNALDEEYFGTILQQDFGRTVVLAPPRLMGMRVKWNFDQMFY; encoded by the coding sequence ATGAGGAAGCTTGCGGCCCTTGTTGGGGTTTCATTGTTAAGTAGTGGTTTTTCCTACGCACAAGGTGCTGGGGCTGCGGAGATCGTCAAAAAGAAAAGCAGCAACAGGTTGCTAGAAGAAGTGACCGTGACCGCGCAGAAGCGCGAAGAAAACTCGCAAGATGTACCGATTAGTATCTCTGCTTTTAGCTCCGAAAAATTGGATGCCTTCGGTATAGAAAGTACTGCAGATTTAGCGCGTATTACACCCGGCTTAACCTTTACCTTTACTTATGGATACACGCTGATTTATTTGCGTGGTGTGGGTACCGATGCATTCTTGCCATCAGCGGATCCGAGTGTGGCAACTTATATAGATGGTATCAATATCCCGTCTAGCCAGGGTAAAAATGACACGCTAGGCCCAGTTGAGCGGGTGGAGGTTTTGAAAGGACCGCAAGGCACGTTGTTTGGTCGTAACTCCACCGGCGGTGCGATCAATATTGTTACTGCAAATCCACCAGAAGAGTTCGTAGGATCGCTTAATGCGGAATACGGTGTTTATGATCTAGATAGTCTCAACGAAACGGTGGATAAAAAGTCATATAGCGTATATGTGGGTAGCCCGCTTACTGAAGACGTTGGCTTTACCCTTGCTTACTTTGAAGAATTACCCATGATTATGGGTAAAAACACCACCAATGAAGGAGTTCCTGCTCCTGAGCGTAAAGACTTTACCAAAGGTGGCCGATTAAAATTACGATGGGATATAAGCGATACCTTTAGCGCTACGCTAATAGGGTCTTATATTCATCAGTTTAACGGGAACTCACTGATTAACGAAAATACCCGTCCGTCTGGCCTTGTTACTGGTGCCTATGAACCCGATACGGCTGATCGTAATTGGCACAATGACATTCAAGGTGGTAACGAAACTGAAAATACTATGTATGCTGCTGTTTTGGAATGGAGCCCTGGTCCTATAGATATGAAGTTTATTTATGCGGATAACGGTGTTGAACTTCCTTATGGTGCATATGATTATGATTCAACCGAAAATAACCAAGTAACGTTTTATTTTGTTGATGGCCAGTTTAATGAACAAAGGACTTATGAGCTCCAGTTTACGTCGAATTCAGAAACCCCTGGTAGTGATAAGTTTGAATGGGTGACGGGCTTATATAGGCTTGAGGCTGAAGGCGGGTTCGATAGTTTATACTTTACCGTTGGTCCGGGTGGCTTTGCGGAAAATATCTTACCGATTGATTCTTTGGTGGCTGCAGTTCCGCTCCTAAATGGCATATTGGCTGATCCTGCGTTAAATGTAACACTTGAGGCTGGCTCGGTTTTGTATACCGATTCAAATTCGGCATTCTTCCAAGGTACTTATACCTTTAATGAAGAATGGAATCTAACACTTGGTGCTCGTTATCAATCGGAAACACGTGGTGTTCGTGACGCGTTTCTGGATGCGGTTTTGCTGACCAGTGGTGAGCAGAGTGATCCGTATTATATCAGCGGCGGTGATCGGAAAAATAACCAGCGCATTAGTACCTTTAGCGTTCCCGATGTTAAAGAGGAGACGATGTCACCTCGGATTGCGGTGCAGTACTTGCCAACTGACTCGACCCAAATCTATGCCTCTGCATCGCAGGGTTTTAAAAGCCCTACCTATAACACAATTAACTTTTTCTCTGACCCAGATCTAGTGGGTAAAGAGACGGCGACCGCGGTTGAACTTGGTATTAAAACCGATTTGTTTGACGATACCTTACGTCTAAATGCGGCAATATTTAAAACCGACATAAAAGATGTGTTAACCGCGATTGTATCGTTAACCTCCGGGGGGATAGTACGCTTCCAAAATGCCGGTCGATCTGAAATCGAAGGCGCAGAGATGGATTTTCAGTGGCAGCCAATGTCAAACATCAACCCCGGCTTAGCATTAACGGGCTCGGTAACTTATTTAGATGCTAAGTATACCGAATACACTAATGGTGCTGGCTTTGACGATGATACGGGATTGTATTTTGGGCCAGATGGCCTTACCGGTAACACGGAGCGTGACTTCTCTGGTAATGATGTAGTGCGTACGCCTGATATCAGCTATACCTTTGCGGCGAACCAACGTATTGCCATGGGCAATGCCGGTGATCTCGAAATCGGCGTGGATTATTACTACAACGGCGGTTATAACACCACCCCGCAAAACTCGCCTTTCTTTGAACAGGAAGCATACGGTCTTTGGAATGCTCGTCTAAGTTATTTCTATGATCCCTATGGTCTTCAGCTAACTGCTTTTGTCAATAACGCCTTGGATGAAGAATACTTTGGCACGATACTGCAGCAAGACTTTGGGCGTACTGTGGTGTTGGCGCCACCGCGCTTGATGGGCATGCGCGTGAAATGGAATTTTGATCAGATGTTTTATTAA
- a CDS encoding molybdopterin-containing oxidoreductase family protein: MNNKRSSSPRIDKKIFCGVCESSCGLVATIKDDDLIKLRPDPDHPNSKGFACSKGLAFGAVRDDSDRVLHPLKRTDDGSFVAVSWEQALDEIGERLNAIIKVHGRESIGLYQGNSVAWNFGAFLNLFGMAGALKTKHLYSAASIDINGYWLVSQLLYGSNFLNPVPDIARTDFMLCIGANPVVSHGSMANIGRFRDTMLGVTARGGRVVVIDPRRSETAELFEHLPIRPNGDAWLLAAMLKVIFDEGLADLAALQRQTSGSEIITDLLAPVSLAQASDAAGIPVADIQQLARDFAAAPSACAYGRCGMSIGPFATLSKYLLDVLNIATGNLDREGGWCFARPFIDLEALMHQLKSTGYDRWRTRVDGFPEVAGTAPVVSIPREITTPGKGQLRAMMVIGANPATSSPAAGELRDAFKQLDLLISQDIYITETSRMADYILPPTTWLEREGFPIFTQSHSGVPHAQWVGPTLKARGDVRDDAWIMDEISKRIGIVPADFPGAQLLGKLGLRPSPSFLMDVGLRTGPEGDWFGLRPSGLSRKKLLNNDGAIKLANGLPTGVLNKRMFTKDKKVNLDHAVFRTEMARLLASSFAQDENYPLSLISQRELRSQNTWLHNISKLVVADRVQRLRIHPTDAARYGIEEGDPVEISSPYGQIRVPEARISDEMMPGSLALPHGWGHEGGWQRAVAVGGAGYNQLTTNRADSADLPSGNATVNGISVRIRSLRDVVEMAS; the protein is encoded by the coding sequence ATGAATAATAAGCGTTCGTCTTCCCCGCGTATCGACAAAAAAATATTTTGTGGTGTCTGTGAATCGTCCTGCGGTTTAGTGGCAACGATTAAAGATGACGATCTAATTAAGCTGCGCCCCGATCCTGACCACCCTAATTCAAAAGGTTTTGCTTGTTCTAAAGGTCTTGCCTTTGGTGCGGTTCGCGATGATAGCGATCGCGTATTGCATCCTTTAAAGAGAACCGATGATGGTTCTTTTGTTGCAGTCTCTTGGGAGCAGGCGCTAGACGAAATTGGCGAACGCTTAAATGCCATTATTAAAGTGCATGGCCGTGAATCTATTGGCTTGTATCAAGGCAATTCTGTTGCCTGGAACTTCGGTGCCTTTCTCAATTTGTTTGGCATGGCAGGGGCTCTAAAAACCAAGCATTTGTACAGTGCCGCCTCTATCGACATCAATGGCTATTGGCTGGTGAGCCAACTGCTTTATGGCAGTAATTTTTTAAACCCAGTGCCAGACATTGCCCGCACCGATTTTATGTTGTGCATTGGCGCTAATCCAGTGGTGTCCCATGGCAGTATGGCCAATATTGGCCGCTTCCGAGACACCATGCTTGGCGTAACAGCGCGGGGCGGTAGGGTGGTGGTTATTGACCCACGGCGGAGCGAAACCGCAGAACTTTTCGAGCATCTACCTATCCGACCCAATGGTGATGCGTGGTTGCTCGCGGCTATGTTAAAGGTTATTTTTGATGAAGGCTTAGCAGACCTCGCTGCATTGCAGCGCCAAACTTCGGGTTCTGAAATTATAACGGATTTGCTTGCGCCAGTTTCCTTGGCACAAGCCTCGGATGCAGCGGGAATCCCTGTTGCTGATATCCAGCAATTGGCGAGGGATTTTGCTGCTGCCCCTTCGGCCTGTGCTTACGGGCGCTGCGGTATGTCAATTGGGCCATTTGCCACCTTAAGCAAATATCTACTTGATGTGCTTAATATCGCCACCGGCAATTTAGATCGCGAGGGCGGCTGGTGTTTTGCTCGGCCATTTATTGACCTAGAAGCGCTGATGCATCAGTTGAAATCAACGGGCTATGATCGCTGGCGCACTCGGGTGGATGGCTTTCCAGAAGTGGCAGGCACGGCGCCGGTGGTAAGTATTCCTCGCGAAATTACCACCCCAGGCAAAGGCCAGTTGCGGGCAATGATGGTCATTGGCGCGAATCCGGCCACCAGTAGCCCGGCTGCTGGGGAGTTGCGAGATGCCTTTAAACAGCTCGATTTACTCATTTCCCAAGATATCTATATTACTGAAACCAGCCGTATGGCGGATTATATTTTACCGCCAACTACGTGGTTAGAGCGCGAAGGCTTTCCTATTTTTACCCAATCGCATTCTGGTGTACCCCACGCTCAGTGGGTGGGCCCTACTTTAAAAGCGCGAGGCGATGTTCGCGATGACGCGTGGATTATGGATGAAATATCTAAGCGCATTGGTATTGTGCCGGCAGATTTTCCCGGTGCTCAGCTATTGGGTAAATTAGGGCTTAGACCCAGTCCCTCATTTTTAATGGATGTGGGCTTGCGCACTGGGCCAGAGGGAGATTGGTTTGGTTTGCGGCCCTCAGGCTTAAGTCGCAAAAAGCTATTGAATAATGACGGTGCAATTAAATTGGCCAACGGCCTGCCAACCGGTGTTCTCAATAAAAGGATGTTTACCAAAGATAAAAAAGTGAATCTCGATCATGCGGTATTTAGAACAGAGATGGCGCGCTTATTGGCGAGCTCTTTTGCGCAGGATGAAAACTATCCGTTAAGTCTTATTAGTCAGCGGGAGCTGCGTTCGCAAAATACCTGGCTGCACAATATTTCCAAATTGGTAGTGGCCGACCGTGTTCAGCGTTTGCGTATTCACCCCACGGACGCCGCGCGCTATGGTATCGAAGAGGGCGATCCAGTCGAAATAAGTTCACCTTATGGGCAAATTCGGGTGCCAGAAGCGCGTATTAGCGACGAGATGATGCCCGGTAGCTTGGCGCTCCCTCATGGCTGGGGTCACGAGGGCGGCTGGCAGCGCGCAGTTGCGGTGGGCGGTGCTGGCTATAATCAACTTACCACTAATCGTGCAGACTCGGCAGACTTGCCCAGTGGCAATGCCACGGTTAATGGGATTAGCGTGCGCATTCGTTCTCTGCGCGATGTGGTGGAGATGGCGTCATGA
- a CDS encoding 4Fe-4S dicluster domain-containing protein, giving the protein MSYVITAPCVADYSCIEVCPVDCISPMPDDSGFDAATQLYINPVLCVDCDACREACPVNAIFAEDQLPEKWLDYIGINAAHFQSHTQAVAELRHDK; this is encoded by the coding sequence ATGAGCTATGTTATTACCGCGCCCTGTGTGGCAGATTATTCCTGCATTGAAGTGTGTCCTGTGGACTGTATCAGTCCCATGCCGGATGATTCTGGGTTTGACGCAGCAACGCAGCTCTATATCAATCCTGTGCTGTGTGTTGATTGCGATGCTTGTAGAGAGGCTTGCCCAGTAAACGCGATATTCGCCGAAGACCAGCTCCCAGAAAAATGGCTGGATTATATCGGCATTAACGCCGCGCACTTTCAATCCCATACCCAAGCCGTTGCGGAGCTTCGTCATGATAAGTGA
- a CDS encoding FAD-dependent oxidoreductase, whose amino-acid sequence MISERPLRIAIVGSGPAGMYSAGHLLEGPGGTFINGGLNQIVRRPVEVDVLERLPTPWGLIRSGVAPDHPDKKRMAAIYDSIARRQGFRFIGNVQVGRDVSPADLSQWYDGVIYAVGADDERRLGVTGEDLRGSDSARAFVSWYNGHPDFSDLQFDLRCERAVLVGNGNVAMDVARILFSPISTLHNTDIASYALDALGKSQLKEIVILGRRGPEHAAFNYPELMELGELADTAISVEGTDLSLTPENADYETQLKVNALAKLCKEKSQGSRRIVFRFNAAPTAIVGEGQVAQIKVVDRRDQSEQALNAGLVLAAIGYRGLAIDGLPFDDVRGVIPSRDSRIVDNGIAIAGAYVTGWIKRGPKGIIGSNKKCARDAVAAVMADADSNVLPMEGTLSAAQVLEAINARVSVTLGFSGWQKIDRQEQSDGRAQGRPRLKMTATGAMLGLVTAG is encoded by the coding sequence ATGATAAGTGAACGCCCCCTACGCATCGCTATTGTGGGCAGCGGCCCAGCGGGAATGTATTCCGCAGGGCATTTATTGGAAGGCCCTGGCGGCACCTTTATTAATGGTGGCTTAAACCAAATTGTTCGGCGCCCCGTTGAGGTGGACGTGCTTGAACGGCTGCCTACCCCTTGGGGCTTAATTCGCTCTGGCGTTGCGCCGGATCACCCCGATAAAAAGCGCATGGCGGCGATTTACGACAGTATTGCTAGGCGCCAGGGCTTTCGGTTTATTGGTAATGTGCAGGTGGGTAGGGATGTTAGTCCCGCAGATTTAAGCCAGTGGTACGACGGCGTTATTTACGCCGTGGGCGCAGACGATGAGCGTCGCTTGGGTGTTACGGGTGAAGATCTGCGCGGCAGTGATTCAGCTCGGGCGTTTGTGAGCTGGTATAACGGCCACCCCGACTTTAGTGATTTACAGTTTGATTTGCGTTGCGAGCGCGCGGTGCTGGTTGGCAATGGCAATGTGGCGATGGACGTGGCCAGAATTTTATTTTCGCCCATTAGCACTTTGCATAATACCGATATTGCCAGCTATGCGCTGGACGCACTTGGCAAAAGTCAGCTCAAGGAAATTGTCATTCTTGGCCGTCGCGGGCCGGAGCACGCCGCATTTAACTATCCCGAGTTAATGGAGCTTGGTGAGCTTGCCGATACCGCGATAAGTGTTGAGGGCACTGATTTATCCTTGACTCCAGAAAACGCGGACTATGAAACCCAATTAAAAGTGAATGCCTTAGCCAAGCTGTGCAAAGAAAAATCTCAGGGTAGCCGTAGAATTGTATTTCGCTTTAATGCCGCGCCAACCGCTATTGTTGGCGAGGGGCAAGTTGCACAAATTAAGGTTGTAGATAGGCGTGATCAGTCTGAGCAGGCGTTAAACGCCGGCTTGGTGCTGGCGGCGATTGGCTATCGCGGTTTGGCAATTGATGGCCTGCCTTTTGATGACGTGCGAGGTGTTATCCCCAGTCGTGACTCGCGCATTGTTGATAATGGCATTGCGATTGCTGGCGCTTATGTAACGGGTTGGATTAAGCGCGGTCCTAAAGGCATTATTGGCAGCAATAAAAAATGCGCGCGTGATGCTGTGGCGGCGGTGATGGCCGATGCCGACAGTAATGTATTGCCTATGGAAGGAACGCTGTCTGCGGCGCAAGTACTTGAGGCAATCAATGCGCGGGTGAGTGTCACGCTTGGTTTTTCTGGCTGGCAGAAAATAGACAGGCAGGAGCAGTCTGATGGCCGAGCACAAGGCCGCCCCCGCCTTAAAATGACGGCGACCGGCGCTATGCTTGGTTTAGTCACTGCGGGCTAG